Proteins encoded by one window of Blautia faecicola:
- a CDS encoding peptidyl-prolyl cis-trans isomerase yields MRKLNKTAACGILAAALAAGTLSGCSKAIDGTKTVATVGDEKVTLGLASYMTRDQQAQTMSYYNMLMSQYGVSGSASNVWDQKGDDGKTVGESSKDGVMKTINQLYVLKAHAADYDVTITDDEEKAIKEAAAEFIKDNDEKILKKLAVSEDDIVTYLELVTIRSKMHDPMTADVDTEVSANEKDQTRVTIVKVSTEGTEKDDDGNTIDLTDEEKAQKKDLAQQVLDKVKASDDVANADMDALAKEVDDSLSATAPAFTTAGDTDDTLDEAVQDAALELKDGEVADKVIEGDDGYYVVRLDKMLDEDATENKEKTVISERKSDLYDSTLEDWVKEEKIKVDDKVWDQIKVTDSVSFEYKSTDSSKGDSTATDADSTKDTEDTSAQDSSASDSAAEDSAE; encoded by the coding sequence ATGAGAAAGTTAAATAAAACCGCAGCATGTGGGATTCTGGCAGCTGCTCTTGCAGCAGGTACACTGTCCGGATGCTCAAAAGCAATTGATGGAACAAAAACCGTAGCAACTGTAGGAGATGAAAAAGTAACATTGGGTCTGGCAAGCTATATGACAAGAGATCAGCAGGCGCAGACCATGAGTTATTATAATATGCTGATGTCACAGTATGGTGTCAGCGGCTCTGCATCTAATGTGTGGGATCAGAAAGGAGACGACGGGAAAACTGTCGGGGAAAGCTCCAAAGATGGCGTCATGAAGACAATTAATCAGTTGTATGTACTGAAAGCACATGCGGCAGATTATGACGTTACGATTACGGATGATGAAGAAAAAGCGATCAAAGAAGCAGCAGCGGAATTTATCAAAGACAACGATGAAAAGATCCTGAAAAAACTGGCAGTATCTGAAGACGATATCGTTACGTATCTGGAACTGGTAACGATCCGCAGCAAGATGCATGATCCGATGACTGCAGATGTAGATACCGAGGTCAGCGCCAATGAAAAAGATCAGACAAGAGTCACTATCGTAAAAGTTTCTACAGAAGGAACAGAAAAAGATGATGACGGTAATACCATTGATCTGACAGATGAAGAAAAAGCACAGAAAAAAGACCTGGCACAGCAGGTGCTTGATAAAGTAAAAGCATCCGATGACGTGGCAAACGCAGATATGGATGCACTGGCAAAAGAAGTAGATGACAGTTTAAGTGCGACAGCACCGGCATTTACCACGGCAGGAGATACGGATGATACCTTGGATGAAGCAGTGCAGGATGCGGCTCTGGAATTAAAAGACGGAGAGGTTGCCGACAAAGTCATTGAAGGTGATGACGGTTACTATGTGGTACGTCTGGATAAGATGCTGGATGAAGATGCGACAGAAAACAAAGAGAAGACGGTTATTTCAGAAAGAAAATCTGATCTGTATGACAGCACACTGGAAGACTGGGTAAAAGAAGAAAAAATCAAGGTTGATGATAAAGTCTGGGATCAGATCAAAGTTACGGACAGTGTGTCTTTTGAGTATAAGAGCACAGACAGCAGTAAGGGAGACTCTACAGCGACAGATGCAGACAGTACAAAAGACACAGAAGATACATCCGCACAGGATAGCAGTGCATCAGATTCAGCCGCAGAGGACAGTGCTGAATAA
- the mfd gene encoding transcription-repair coupling factor yields the protein MDAFVQPLYELADFDAIIRQLKKPGIVQVSGCLDSQKAHFTNGLLREFPFRLIVAENDLKAKAFYEDFRLYDPEVLYYPARDLIFYQADIHGNLLTRQRIQVLRALLEREEVTIVTSIDSCLDCLVPLAVWKEKVIKIRNDSEIDLDRMKRHLVELGYEWAAQVEVPGQFSIRGGIMDVFSLTEDNPWRIELWGDEVDSIRSFDAESQRSIENLEEITIYPATEVVLDKETIRQGIKAIEKEAQKSQKKFRDEMKTEEGARVRQIAAELKDQLEEMEHIAGAESFVRYFYKKTESLLEYLPENTLVVIDEPNRLTEHAKTTEEEFRESMIHRLEKGYLLPGQMEVIRNHQEVVHRFHQMHTLSLSTMEPRGNAWNFTMEMQLTVKSVNPYNNSFEMLVKDLLRWKKSGYRMLLLSPSRTRAARLAKDLQDQELSAFYSEDPEELIQPGQIKVTWGRVSRGFEYPMVKYVVISETDIFGKEKKKKRKKSQYSGKQIQSFSELSVGDFVVHENHGLGVYRGIEKMEVDGVVKDYIKIEYAGKSNLYILATQLDVLQKYAGSDAAKTPKLNKLGGQEWKKTKTKVRGAVKNIAKDLVALYAARQQEAGFRYGPDTVWQREFEEMFPFEETEDQLQAIEAAKQDMESPKIMDRLICGDVGYGKTEIAIRVAFKAIQEGKQVVYLVPTTILAQQHYNTFVQRMKDFPVRVDLLCRFRTASQQKKTIGDLKKGLVDILIGTHRVLSKDVQFKDLGLLIIDEEQRFGVTHKEKIKQMKQNIDVLTLTATPIPRTLHMSLIGIRDMSVLEEAPQDRTPIQTYVMEYNDEMVREAISRELARGGQVYYVYNRVNNIEEITNQIRKLVPEANVAFAHGQMSERELEKIMYGFINGEIDVLVSTTIIETGLDISNANTMIIHDADQMGLSQLYQLRGRVGRSNRTAYAFLMYRRNKMLKEIAEKRLHAIREFTELGSGIKIAMRDLELRGAGNLLGAEQHGHMEAVGYDLYCKMLNEAVQEAKGIEVQEDFETTIDLQINAYIPEKYIPNEYQKLDIYKRIAAIENREEYEDMMEELLDRFGEPPKMVQNLLAVASLKAMAHRIYLTEVKQLDDSLKLTMYERAKIDTAKIPEILNQYPEELQFKIETNPYFLYRPRNRKAKEAVPMQEKATELLTVMQCLV from the coding sequence ATGGATGCATTCGTACAACCATTATATGAACTGGCCGATTTTGATGCGATCATAAGACAACTGAAGAAACCGGGAATCGTACAGGTTTCCGGATGCCTGGACTCCCAGAAAGCTCATTTTACCAATGGGCTTCTCCGGGAGTTTCCTTTTCGACTGATCGTTGCGGAAAATGATCTGAAAGCCAAGGCATTTTATGAGGATTTTCGGCTGTATGACCCGGAAGTACTGTATTATCCGGCGAGGGATCTGATCTTTTATCAGGCAGATATCCATGGTAATCTTCTTACCAGACAACGGATCCAGGTGCTTCGCGCACTGCTGGAGCGGGAAGAAGTGACGATCGTTACTTCGATCGACAGCTGCCTGGACTGTCTGGTGCCGCTTGCCGTGTGGAAGGAAAAAGTAATAAAGATTCGCAATGACAGCGAGATTGACCTGGATCGGATGAAAAGACATCTGGTGGAACTCGGGTATGAATGGGCGGCGCAGGTAGAGGTTCCGGGACAGTTTTCTATCCGTGGTGGAATCATGGATGTATTTTCTCTGACCGAGGATAATCCGTGGCGTATCGAACTGTGGGGAGATGAGGTGGATTCCATCCGCAGTTTTGATGCGGAAAGCCAGCGTTCGATCGAGAATCTGGAGGAGATTACGATCTATCCGGCGACGGAAGTGGTGCTGGATAAGGAGACGATCCGACAGGGCATCAAAGCCATTGAAAAAGAGGCGCAAAAGAGTCAGAAGAAGTTCCGGGACGAGATGAAGACAGAGGAAGGGGCGAGAGTCCGCCAGATCGCCGCTGAATTAAAAGATCAGTTAGAAGAGATGGAGCACATTGCCGGAGCAGAAAGTTTTGTCCGGTATTTTTATAAGAAAACAGAATCGTTATTGGAATATCTGCCGGAGAACACGCTGGTTGTGATCGACGAGCCGAACCGGTTGACGGAACACGCAAAGACGACGGAAGAAGAATTCCGGGAGAGTATGATTCACCGTCTGGAAAAGGGGTATCTTCTGCCCGGACAGATGGAAGTGATCCGGAACCATCAGGAAGTAGTGCACCGTTTTCACCAGATGCATACGCTGTCGCTGTCCACGATGGAGCCGCGGGGAAATGCATGGAATTTTACGATGGAGATGCAGCTGACTGTAAAATCGGTCAACCCGTACAACAACAGTTTTGAGATGCTGGTAAAAGATCTGTTGCGCTGGAAAAAATCCGGTTACCGGATGCTGCTGCTCTCTCCTTCGCGAACAAGGGCGGCCAGACTGGCAAAAGATCTGCAGGATCAGGAACTGTCAGCTTTTTACAGTGAGGATCCGGAAGAACTGATCCAGCCGGGACAGATCAAGGTCACCTGGGGACGGGTAAGCCGTGGCTTCGAGTATCCGATGGTCAAATACGTGGTGATCTCGGAGACGGATATTTTCGGCAAAGAAAAGAAGAAAAAACGGAAAAAATCCCAGTACAGCGGAAAGCAGATCCAGAGCTTTTCGGAGCTTTCCGTAGGAGACTTTGTGGTTCATGAAAACCACGGGCTGGGCGTGTACCGCGGCATCGAGAAGATGGAAGTGGATGGTGTGGTGAAAGACTATATCAAGATCGAGTATGCAGGAAAAAGTAACCTGTATATTCTCGCCACCCAGCTGGATGTCCTGCAAAAATATGCCGGTTCTGATGCGGCAAAGACACCAAAGTTAAACAAACTCGGCGGACAGGAATGGAAGAAGACCAAGACGAAGGTCCGCGGAGCTGTAAAGAATATCGCGAAAGATCTGGTGGCCCTGTATGCAGCCAGACAGCAGGAAGCCGGTTTCCGCTATGGACCGGATACGGTATGGCAGCGGGAATTTGAAGAGATGTTTCCATTTGAAGAGACGGAGGATCAGCTGCAGGCGATCGAGGCGGCAAAGCAGGATATGGAGAGCCCGAAGATCATGGATCGGCTGATCTGCGGAGATGTGGGCTACGGGAAGACGGAGATTGCGATCCGTGTGGCCTTTAAGGCGATCCAGGAGGGAAAACAGGTGGTTTATCTGGTTCCGACCACGATCCTTGCACAGCAGCATTACAATACATTTGTACAACGGATGAAGGATTTTCCGGTGCGCGTGGACCTTCTGTGCCGGTTCCGCACCGCCAGCCAGCAGAAAAAGACGATCGGGGATCTGAAAAAAGGTCTGGTGGATATTCTGATCGGCACCCATCGGGTGTTGTCCAAAGATGTGCAGTTTAAAGATCTGGGACTGCTGATCATCGATGAGGAACAGCGCTTTGGTGTTACTCACAAAGAAAAGATTAAGCAGATGAAACAGAATATCGATGTCCTGACCCTGACAGCGACGCCGATTCCGCGAACTCTTCACATGAGTCTGATCGGAATCCGGGATATGAGTGTTCTGGAAGAAGCACCACAGGACCGTACACCGATCCAGACCTATGTGATGGAATATAACGATGAGATGGTACGGGAGGCGATCAGCCGGGAACTGGCACGCGGTGGTCAGGTGTATTATGTATACAATCGTGTAAACAACATTGAAGAGATCACCAATCAGATCCGAAAACTGGTTCCGGAGGCGAATGTGGCATTTGCCCACGGACAGATGAGCGAGCGTGAACTGGAAAAGATCATGTACGGGTTTATCAACGGAGAGATCGATGTTCTGGTCTCCACAACAATCATCGAGACGGGGCTGGATATCTCGAATGCCAATACCATGATCATCCATGATGCGGATCAGATGGGACTTTCCCAGCTGTATCAGCTGAGGGGAAGGGTAGGACGCTCCAACCGGACCGCATACGCGTTTCTGATGTACCGGAGAAATAAGATGTTAAAAGAAATCGCAGAAAAACGCCTCCATGCGATCCGCGAATTCACTGAACTGGGAAGCGGGATCAAGATTGCCATGCGTGATCTGGAACTGCGTGGTGCGGGCAATCTTCTGGGAGCGGAACAGCACGGTCACATGGAAGCGGTAGGATACGATCTCTACTGTAAGATGCTGAATGAAGCCGTACAGGAAGCAAAAGGAATCGAAGTACAGGAAGACTTCGAGACAACGATCGACCTGCAGATCAATGCGTACATTCCGGAAAAATATATTCCGAATGAATACCAGAAGCTGGATATTTACAAACGGATCGCGGCGATCGAGAACCGGGAAGAGTATGAGGATATGATGGAAGAACTGCTGGACCGTTTTGGAGAACCGCCGAAGATGGTGCAGAACCTCCTCGCAGTGGCAAGCCTGAAAGCCATGGCTCACCGGATCTATCTGACCGAAGTTAAGCAGCTTGACGACAGCCTGAAACTTACCATGTATGAGCGGGCGAAGATTGACACAGCGAAGATACCGGAGATCCTGAATCAGTATCCGGAAGAACTGCAGTTTAAAATCGAAACAAATCCGTATTTTCTGTATCGTCCGAGAAATCGAAAGGCAAAGGAAGCAGTGCCGATGCAGGAGAAGGCGACTGAATTACTGACGGTCATGCAGTGTCTGGTATAA
- a CDS encoding VOC family protein, producing the protein MSVVQWTTGIQHIGIPTSDIETTIRFYEGLGFQTMHTNQVPANKAKVAFLQLGNLMIETYAEGGNGLDGAINHFALNCTDIQAAYTWICEYGYKVLSDGIEELPFWENGVAFFIIEGPNKERIEFCQRK; encoded by the coding sequence ATGAGTGTAGTACAGTGGACGACAGGAATCCAGCATATCGGAATTCCCACATCAGATATCGAAACAACGATCCGATTCTACGAAGGTCTGGGATTTCAGACCATGCACACAAACCAGGTGCCGGCAAACAAAGCCAAAGTTGCATTCTTGCAGCTGGGGAACCTGATGATCGAAACTTATGCCGAGGGCGGCAACGGTCTGGACGGTGCCATCAATCACTTCGCTTTAAACTGCACAGACATTCAGGCTGCTTATACCTGGATCTGTGAGTATGGCTATAAAGTGTTGTCGGATGGAATCGAAGAACTTCCGTTCTGGGAGAACGGAGTTGCCTTCTTTATTATTGAAGGACCGAATAAAGAACGGATTGAGTTCTGTCAGCGGAAATAA
- a CDS encoding TIGR03943 family putative permease subunit yields MMKRDVPVYLITGFLESGKTQFLDFTIHQSYFQIPDKTLLILCEEGEEEYDEESLKKMNTVIEIIEDPEDFNADTLQMLNKKHQPGRVLVEYNPLWSVDKFYQTDMPRYWDLAQHIVTVDASTFQIYMNNMKSLFMEMIRNADLVIFNRCQDEHPLANFRRSVKVVNSRAEVVFENEEGEIDDIFQDEMPYDMNADIIDIEDIDYGIWYVDMMDNLDKYVDKTVRFKGQVLKSRELNAGFFVPGRMAMTCCADDTQFIGYICKNPAAKRLRIGSWVTVTAKVKDEFMEVYNGRGPVLYATEIEAAEKPEQELVYFG; encoded by the coding sequence ATGATGAAGAGAGATGTTCCCGTATATTTAATTACAGGATTTTTAGAGAGTGGTAAAACCCAGTTTCTGGATTTTACCATTCATCAGAGTTATTTTCAGATTCCGGACAAAACGCTTCTGATTCTCTGTGAAGAGGGAGAAGAAGAGTACGATGAGGAAAGCCTGAAAAAAATGAATACGGTGATCGAGATCATCGAAGATCCGGAAGACTTTAACGCGGATACCCTGCAGATGTTGAATAAAAAACATCAGCCTGGCAGAGTCCTGGTAGAGTACAATCCGCTGTGGTCTGTAGATAAGTTCTATCAGACCGATATGCCACGTTACTGGGATCTGGCACAGCATATCGTAACCGTGGATGCCAGCACCTTCCAGATTTATATGAACAATATGAAATCTTTATTCATGGAGATGATCCGAAACGCGGACCTGGTAATTTTCAACCGCTGTCAGGATGAACATCCGCTGGCAAACTTCCGCCGCAGCGTCAAAGTTGTCAATTCCAGAGCGGAAGTGGTATTTGAAAATGAAGAGGGCGAGATCGACGATATTTTCCAGGATGAGATGCCGTATGATATGAACGCGGATATCATTGATATCGAAGATATCGATTATGGTATCTGGTATGTGGATATGATGGATAACCTGGACAAATATGTGGATAAGACCGTCCGTTTCAAAGGACAGGTGTTGAAAAGTCGTGAGCTGAACGCAGGATTTTTCGTGCCCGGACGTATGGCGATGACCTGCTGTGCGGACGATACCCAGTTTATCGGCTATATCTGTAAGAATCCGGCAGCCAAGAGACTGCGGATCGGCAGCTGGGTAACGGTAACTGCAAAAGTTAAAGACGAATTTATGGAAGTATACAACGGCAGAGGTCCGGTATTGTACGCAACAGAGATTGAAGCGGCAGAAAAACCGGAGCAGGAGCTGGTATACTTCGGCTGA
- a CDS encoding ArsR/SmtB family transcription factor, translating to MAKVKEYRIDQVDEVCNLGKALSSPVRLEILQLLYRDSMIIGEIAKKLNLPASSTAFHLKILEQAGLIRMEEQPGTRGSTKLCIPKLDILTIDTTKRNMDVKEVFSAEMPIGSYSSCEVSPTCGLYGPDGSVGNDDREYSFYLPERIKAGLLWTSSGYVEYKFANAVPDGCNVDRLSISMELCSEAPGYREDWKSDITVWINGMDCGTWTCPGDFGARRGRLMPPDWPVGSTQYGVLKTWEVRKDGSYLNGERISDVTIDMLKVMEKPYIKVRIGNKKDAKYVGGFNLFGKHFGDYDQDIILSMEY from the coding sequence ATGGCGAAAGTCAAGGAATACCGCATTGATCAGGTTGATGAAGTGTGTAATCTTGGAAAAGCTTTATCTTCTCCGGTACGTCTAGAGATACTTCAGCTTTTGTACAGAGACAGCATGATTATCGGAGAAATAGCAAAAAAATTAAACCTTCCGGCTTCCAGTACCGCGTTTCATCTGAAAATACTGGAGCAGGCCGGGCTGATCCGTATGGAAGAACAGCCGGGTACACGCGGGAGTACGAAACTTTGCATTCCTAAACTGGATATTTTGACCATTGATACAACAAAACGTAATATGGATGTAAAAGAAGTATTTAGTGCTGAGATGCCTATTGGTTCATATAGCAGTTGCGAAGTGAGTCCTACCTGTGGACTTTATGGACCGGATGGCAGTGTGGGAAATGATGACAGGGAATACTCCTTTTATTTACCGGAACGAATCAAAGCCGGTCTCTTATGGACTTCATCCGGATATGTGGAATATAAATTTGCCAATGCTGTTCCGGATGGATGCAATGTGGACCGATTGTCGATTTCCATGGAACTGTGTTCCGAAGCACCGGGATACCGGGAAGACTGGAAATCGGATATTACTGTGTGGATTAATGGAATGGATTGCGGAACGTGGACCTGTCCGGGAGATTTTGGGGCAAGACGTGGAAGACTCATGCCGCCAGACTGGCCGGTAGGAAGTACACAGTACGGTGTGCTGAAAACGTGGGAAGTGCGAAAGGACGGAAGTTATCTGAATGGCGAACGTATCAGTGATGTTACGATCGACATGTTGAAAGTAATGGAAAAACCGTATATAAAAGTCAGAATCGGAAATAAAAAAGATGCGAAATATGTCGGAGGATTTAATCTCTTCGGAAAACATTTTGGAGATTATGATCAGGATATTATTCTGTCAATGGAATACTAG
- the pth gene encoding aminoacyl-tRNA hydrolase produces the protein MYLIVGLGNPGKQYENTRHNVGFDAVDLLVDEYRVPSSGKQHKAMYGKGVIAGQKVILAKPLTYMNLSGESVRALVDYYKIDPEEELIVIYDDISLEPGKIRIRKKGSAGGHNGIKNIIAQLGTQNFQRIKVGVGEKPKGWDLADYVLGHFSKEDRGLVDDALKRVAGAVELMVQGEVDQAMNQFN, from the coding sequence ATGTATCTGATCGTAGGCCTGGGCAATCCGGGAAAACAGTATGAAAATACCCGCCATAACGTGGGATTTGACGCGGTTGATCTTCTAGTGGATGAGTATCGCGTACCCTCTTCGGGAAAACAACATAAGGCAATGTACGGAAAGGGCGTGATCGCGGGTCAGAAAGTGATCCTGGCGAAACCGCTGACCTACATGAACCTGAGCGGGGAATCAGTGAGAGCCCTGGTAGACTATTATAAGATCGATCCGGAAGAAGAACTGATCGTGATCTATGACGATATCAGTCTGGAACCGGGAAAGATCCGGATACGGAAAAAAGGAAGTGCGGGCGGCCATAACGGCATCAAAAATATTATCGCACAGCTGGGCACCCAGAACTTCCAGAGAATCAAAGTTGGAGTCGGAGAAAAGCCGAAGGGCTGGGATCTGGCAGATTATGTGCTGGGACACTTTTCCAAAGAAGACCGGGGACTGGTGGATGACGCGCTGAAACGCGTGGCAGGCGCCGTGGAACTGATGGTGCAGGGAGAAGTGGATCAGGCGATGAATCAGTTTAACTAG
- a CDS encoding homocysteine S-methyltransferase family protein, which yields MTRQQFDELTAKGVVILDGATGSNLRKAGMPVGVSSEQWVIENPSVLQELQRAYVDAGSQIVYAPTFAANTISLRNFNLQDKVQELNTKLVKISKDGIGGRALVAGDLTTTGQLMEPRGVLTYTELYEAYKEQLKALIDAGVDLIVAETMLSVDETVVALDALQAVSNIPMICTLSLEADGSAMYGGNAVEAVLTLQEMGAAAVGLNCSVGPDQLESVVANMKEVATVPVIAKPNAGMPFVDDKGEAHYDMNADDFAKHTKRLVEVGAGIVGGCCGTTPEYIRKLAKALGR from the coding sequence ATGACAAGACAACAGTTTGACGAATTAACAGCAAAAGGGGTAGTGATTCTGGACGGAGCGACCGGTTCCAATCTACGAAAAGCGGGTATGCCGGTAGGCGTATCTTCCGAACAGTGGGTGATCGAAAATCCTTCTGTTTTGCAGGAATTACAGCGTGCTTATGTGGATGCCGGAAGCCAGATCGTATACGCTCCCACATTTGCAGCCAATACGATCAGCCTCAGAAATTTTAATCTTCAGGATAAAGTACAGGAGCTGAATACAAAACTGGTCAAGATCAGTAAGGACGGAATTGGAGGACGTGCGCTGGTTGCCGGTGACCTGACGACTACCGGTCAGCTGATGGAGCCGAGAGGAGTGCTGACATACACGGAGCTGTATGAAGCGTATAAAGAACAGCTGAAAGCACTGATCGATGCTGGGGTAGATCTGATTGTTGCAGAGACCATGCTGAGCGTAGATGAGACGGTAGTAGCACTGGATGCGCTTCAGGCAGTCAGCAATATCCCGATGATCTGCACCCTGTCTCTGGAAGCAGACGGAAGCGCTATGTACGGAGGCAATGCCGTGGAAGCTGTTCTTACTCTGCAGGAGATGGGAGCAGCAGCTGTCGGCCTGAACTGTTCTGTAGGCCCGGATCAGCTGGAATCTGTTGTGGCCAACATGAAAGAAGTGGCAACCGTGCCGGTCATCGCAAAACCGAATGCCGGAATGCCATTTGTAGATGATAAGGGCGAAGCCCATTATGACATGAATGCAGATGATTTTGCAAAACACACCAAACGCCTGGTAGAGGTAGGCGCCGGAATCGTCGGCGGCTGCTGCGGCACCACACCGGAGTATATCCGGAAGCTGGCGAAGGCGTTGGGAAGATAA
- a CDS encoding GTP-binding protein, with the protein MTKIDIISGFLGAGKTTLIKKLLSEALKGEQVVLIENEFGEIGIDGGFLKDSGIEIREMNSGCICCSLVGDFGTSLKEVITTYHPDRIIIEPSGVGKLSDVIKAVKGVDVDCEISLNSYTTVADVNKCKMYMRNFGEFFENQLQYARTIILSRTDTPKATEEKVAKAVALIREVNKDAVIITTPIEKLDGAQILEAMEQGREEDEDFCPVCGGHHDHDHEHEHHHHDHDDECGCDHDHEHEHHHHDHDGECGCDHDHEHHHHDHDDECGCGHDHDHEHHHHDGECGCGHDHHHHHADEVFTSWGRETAKKYTKEEIEAALKTLSEAEDLGVILRAKGMVDGKDGQWIYFDMVPEEYEVRTGTPQITGKICVIGSKMAEDKIAEIFGVNE; encoded by the coding sequence ATGACAAAGATTGACATTATTTCAGGATTTTTAGGAGCCGGAAAAACAACACTGATTAAAAAACTGCTCTCTGAAGCTTTAAAAGGTGAGCAGGTAGTGCTGATTGAAAATGAATTTGGAGAGATCGGTATCGACGGAGGATTCTTAAAGGACTCCGGTATCGAGATCCGTGAGATGAACTCCGGATGTATCTGCTGTTCTCTGGTAGGTGATTTCGGAACTTCTCTGAAAGAAGTGATCACAACCTATCATCCGGATCGTATCATCATCGAGCCGTCAGGTGTAGGCAAACTCTCTGACGTCATCAAAGCGGTAAAAGGTGTGGATGTGGACTGCGAGATCAGCCTGAACAGCTATACAACCGTAGCGGATGTAAACAAATGCAAAATGTATATGAGAAACTTCGGTGAATTCTTCGAGAACCAGTTACAGTATGCAAGAACGATTATTCTGAGCCGTACCGATACACCGAAGGCTACTGAGGAGAAAGTAGCAAAAGCAGTCGCTCTGATCCGTGAAGTGAACAAAGACGCAGTGATCATTACCACTCCGATCGAAAAACTGGACGGTGCACAGATCCTGGAAGCGATGGAGCAGGGCAGAGAAGAAGACGAAGATTTCTGCCCGGTATGCGGTGGACACCACGATCATGACCACGAGCATGAGCATCATCATCACGACCACGACGACGAGTGCGGATGTGACCATGACCACGAACATGAGCATCATCACCATGATCATGATGGCGAGTGCGGATGTGACCATGACCATGAACATCATCATCACGACCATGACGATGAGTGCGGATGCGGACATGACCACGATCACGAACATCATCACCATGATGGCGAGTGTGGATGCGGTCACGATCATCACCATCATCATGCAGATGAAGTATTTACAAGCTGGGGTCGTGAGACTGCTAAGAAGTATACAAAAGAAGAGATCGAAGCTGCATTAAAGACACTGTCAGAAGCAGAAGATCTCGGTGTGATCCTTCGTGCCAAAGGTATGGTGGACGGAAAAGACGGACAGTGGATCTACTTTGATATGGTTCCGGAAGAGTATGAGGTACGCACCGGTACTCCACAGATCACAGGTAAGATCTGTGTGATCGGTTCCAAGATGGCAGAAGACAAAATTGCTGAAATTTTTGGAGTGAATGAGTAA